A region of Diospyros lotus cultivar Yz01 chromosome 3, ASM1463336v1, whole genome shotgun sequence DNA encodes the following proteins:
- the LOC127798292 gene encoding low-temperature-induced 65 kDa protein-like isoform X4 has product MESRVPRHHDDPHGEHLPATAGLPAATEGGHEEHHHEKPSVMQKVKARAKMIKETIKKHGHGHDQDDHQSHEEEEEEDDEEKMVQDPEVHGSPMYESATVRSGAATQQPAVVNLEEPTMMAEDRYDTNLTEPAARPLTSRLEEHSGQEKVELGRSIPGGLEEDPQEPINPTEPSNYQSKATDPTGDGGEAGISPPILQALDKMSVSDEPESKPKPDVYTGSHDQFSPEPLPPSAAVNPADTGSALKSFDSSKPEDAGVPFTKRPSDQSSYTGMVSSVTSTIADKAAAAKNVVASKLGYGRNEAKEESGKPTSSVAEKLAPEYEKAANVGSSVAAKVPGRETGDQRGGEKGASVKEYLAEKLRPGDEDKALSEAISSALHKPKQEQQKAATAAEEEEKPVAKVTTSEGLERRLGSQNEDLNKEAAEEEKKPVAKVTASEGLDKERGAGGAGGMAMVGKVKGVVGSWFGMGSGDQSQNSQQSQGTTHVSGSAGGEDDGEQQQRRLKESAN; this is encoded by the exons ATGGAGTCGCGAGTGCCACGTCATCACGACGACCCCCACGGCGAACATCTCCCCGCCACCGCAGGGTTGCCGGCAG CTACAGAAGGTGGACATGAAGAGCACCACCATGAGAAGCCATCTGTGATGCAGAAGGTGAAGGCAAGAGCGAAGATGATTAAAGAGACGATTAAAAAGCATGGGCATGGCCACGATCAGGATGATCATCAGAGTCacgaggaggaagaggaagaagatgacgaAGAGAAAATGGTTCAAGACCCAGAAGTCCACGGTTCGCCAA TGTACGAATCGGCTACCGTTAGGAGCGGCGCTGCCACGCAGCAACCGGCGGTCGTTAACTTGGAAGAACCGACGATGATGGCGGAGGATCGTTACGATACTAACCTGACAGAGCCAGCAGCCAGGCCTCTTACGTCGCGGCTGGAAGAACATTCCGGACAAGAAAAGGTCGAATTGGGAAGGTCAATCCCTGGGGGACTAGAAGAGGATCCTCAAGAGCCGATTAACCCAACGGAGCCGTCCAATTATCAGAGCAAAGCCACCGATCCAACTGGCGACG GTGGTGAAGCAGGAATTTCTCCTCCAATTCTTCAAGCTCTCGATAAAATGTCCGTCTCCGACGAACCGGAATCGAAACCAAAGCCAGATGTATACACCGGAAGCCACGACCAGTTCTCACCGGAGCCGCTTCCGCCTTCCGCCGCCGTAAACCCAGCAGACACAGGTTCGGCCTTGAAAAGCTTCGATTCCAGCAAACCCGAGGATGCCGGCGTCCCGTTTACCAAACGCCCCTCGGACCAGAGCAGCTACACCGGCATGGTCTCCTCGGTGACGTCCACAATCGCCGATAAAGCAGCCGCTGCTAAAAACGTCGTCGCTTCGAAGCTGGGATATGGACGAAATGAGGCGAAAGAGGAGAGCGGTAAGCCGACGTCGTCTGTGGCGGAGAAGCTGGCGCCGGAGTACGAGAAGGCGGCGAATGTGGGGAGCTCGGTGGCGGCGAAAGTGCCGGGTAGAGAAACGGGAGACCAGAGGGGCGGAGAGAAAGGGGCGTCGGTGAAGGAGTATTTGGCGGAGAAGTTGAGGCCGGGCGACGAAGACAAGGCCCTCTCGGAGGCGATATCGTCGGCTCTGCACAAGCCGAAACAAGAGCAGCAGAAGGCTGCTACGGCTgcagaggaggaggagaagccGGTTGCGAAAGTGACGACGTCGGAGGGGTTGGAGCGGCGGTTGGGTAGCCAAAATGAGGAC CTGAACAAGGAGGCGgcggaggaggagaagaagccGGTTGCGAAAGTGACGGCGTCGGAGGGGCTGGACAAGGAGCGCGGAGCTGGTGGCGCCGGCGGCATGGCCATGGTGGGCAAGGTGAAAGGAGTTGTCGGGTCATGGTTTGGGATGGGCTCTGGAGATCAGTCGCAAAATTCCCAACAGTCTCAGGGAACAACACATG TTTCAGGTTCCGCCGGCGGAGAAGACGATGGCGAGCAGCAGCAGCGGAGGCTTAAGGAATCGGCGAATTGA
- the LOC127798292 gene encoding low-temperature-induced 65 kDa protein-like isoform X3: MESRVPRHHDDPHGEHLPATAGLPAATEGGHEEHHHEKPSVMQKVKARAKMIKETIKKHGHGHDQDDHQSHEEEEEEDDEEKMVQDPEVHVYESATVRSGAATQQPAVVNLEEPTMMAEDRYDTNLTEPAARPLTSRLEEHSGQEKVELGRSIPGGLEEDPQEPINPTEPSNYQSKATDPTGDGGEAGISPPILQALDKMSVSDEPESKPKPDVYTGSHDQFSPEPLPPSAAVNPADTGSALKSFDSSKPEDAGVPFTKRPSDQSSYTGMVSSVTSTIADKAAAAKNVVASKLGYGRNEAKEESGKPTSSVAEKLAPEYEKAANVGSSVAAKVPGRETGDQRGGEKGASVKEYLAEKLRPGDEDKALSEAISSALHKPKQEQQKAATAAEEEEKPVAKVTTSEGLERRLGSQNEDLNKEAAAAEEKPVAKVTASEGLKRRLGSQNEDLNKEAAEEEKKPVAKVTASEGLDKERGAGGAGGMAMVGKVKGVVGSWFGMGSGDQSQNSQQSQGTTHVSGSAGGEDDGEQQQRRLKESAN; encoded by the exons ATGGAGTCGCGAGTGCCACGTCATCACGACGACCCCCACGGCGAACATCTCCCCGCCACCGCAGGGTTGCCGGCAG CTACAGAAGGTGGACATGAAGAGCACCACCATGAGAAGCCATCTGTGATGCAGAAGGTGAAGGCAAGAGCGAAGATGATTAAAGAGACGATTAAAAAGCATGGGCATGGCCACGATCAGGATGATCATCAGAGTCacgaggaggaagaggaagaagatgacgaAGAGAAAATGGTTCAAGACCCAGAAGTCCACG TGTACGAATCGGCTACCGTTAGGAGCGGCGCTGCCACGCAGCAACCGGCGGTCGTTAACTTGGAAGAACCGACGATGATGGCGGAGGATCGTTACGATACTAACCTGACAGAGCCAGCAGCCAGGCCTCTTACGTCGCGGCTGGAAGAACATTCCGGACAAGAAAAGGTCGAATTGGGAAGGTCAATCCCTGGGGGACTAGAAGAGGATCCTCAAGAGCCGATTAACCCAACGGAGCCGTCCAATTATCAGAGCAAAGCCACCGATCCAACTGGCGACG GTGGTGAAGCAGGAATTTCTCCTCCAATTCTTCAAGCTCTCGATAAAATGTCCGTCTCCGACGAACCGGAATCGAAACCAAAGCCAGATGTATACACCGGAAGCCACGACCAGTTCTCACCGGAGCCGCTTCCGCCTTCCGCCGCCGTAAACCCAGCAGACACAGGTTCGGCCTTGAAAAGCTTCGATTCCAGCAAACCCGAGGATGCCGGCGTCCCGTTTACCAAACGCCCCTCGGACCAGAGCAGCTACACCGGCATGGTCTCCTCGGTGACGTCCACAATCGCCGATAAAGCAGCCGCTGCTAAAAACGTCGTCGCTTCGAAGCTGGGATATGGACGAAATGAGGCGAAAGAGGAGAGCGGTAAGCCGACGTCGTCTGTGGCGGAGAAGCTGGCGCCGGAGTACGAGAAGGCGGCGAATGTGGGGAGCTCGGTGGCGGCGAAAGTGCCGGGTAGAGAAACGGGAGACCAGAGGGGCGGAGAGAAAGGGGCGTCGGTGAAGGAGTATTTGGCGGAGAAGTTGAGGCCGGGCGACGAAGACAAGGCCCTCTCGGAGGCGATATCGTCGGCTCTGCACAAGCCGAAACAAGAGCAGCAGAAGGCTGCTACGGCTgcagaggaggaggagaagccGGTTGCGAAAGTGACGACGTCGGAGGGGTTGGAGCGGCGGTTGGGTAGCCAAAATGAGGACCTGAACaaggaggcggcggcggcggaggagaAGCCGGTTGCGAAAGTGACGGCGTCGGAGGGGCTGAAGCGGCGGTTGGGTAGCCAAAATGAGGACCTGAACAAGGAGGCGgcggaggaggagaagaagccGGTTGCGAAAGTGACGGCGTCGGAGGGGCTGGACAAGGAGCGCGGAGCTGGTGGCGCCGGCGGCATGGCCATGGTGGGCAAGGTGAAAGGAGTTGTCGGGTCATGGTTTGGGATGGGCTCTGGAGATCAGTCGCAAAATTCCCAACAGTCTCAGGGAACAACACATG TTTCAGGTTCCGCCGGCGGAGAAGACGATGGCGAGCAGCAGCAGCGGAGGCTTAAGGAATCGGCGAATTGA
- the LOC127798292 gene encoding low-temperature-induced 65 kDa protein-like isoform X2: MESRVPRHHDDPHGEHLPATAGLPAATEGGHEEHHHEKPSVMQKVKARAKMIKETIKKHGHGHDQDDHQSHEEEEEEDDEEKMVQDPEVHGSPMYESATVRSGAATQQPAVVNLEEPTMMAEDRYDTNLTEPAARPLTSRLEEHSGQEKVELGRSIPGGLEEDPQEPINPTEPSNYQSKATDPTGDGGEAGISPPILQALDKMSVSDEPESKPKPDVYTGSHDQFSPEPLPPSAAVNPADTGSALKSFDSSKPEDAGVPFTKRPSDQSSYTGMVSSVTSTIADKAAAAKNVVASKLGYGRNEAKEESGKPTSSVAEKLAPEYEKAANVGSSVAAKVPGRETGDQRGGEKGASVKEYLAEKLRPGDEDKALSEAISSALHKPKQEQQKAATAAEEEEKPVAKVTTSEGLERRLGSQNEDLNKEAAAAEEKPVAKVTASEGLKRRLGSQNEDLNKEAAEEEKKPVAKVTASEGLDKERGAGGAGGMAMVGKVKGVVGSWFGMGSGDQSQNSQQSQGTTHGSAGGEDDGEQQQRRLKESAN, encoded by the exons ATGGAGTCGCGAGTGCCACGTCATCACGACGACCCCCACGGCGAACATCTCCCCGCCACCGCAGGGTTGCCGGCAG CTACAGAAGGTGGACATGAAGAGCACCACCATGAGAAGCCATCTGTGATGCAGAAGGTGAAGGCAAGAGCGAAGATGATTAAAGAGACGATTAAAAAGCATGGGCATGGCCACGATCAGGATGATCATCAGAGTCacgaggaggaagaggaagaagatgacgaAGAGAAAATGGTTCAAGACCCAGAAGTCCACGGTTCGCCAA TGTACGAATCGGCTACCGTTAGGAGCGGCGCTGCCACGCAGCAACCGGCGGTCGTTAACTTGGAAGAACCGACGATGATGGCGGAGGATCGTTACGATACTAACCTGACAGAGCCAGCAGCCAGGCCTCTTACGTCGCGGCTGGAAGAACATTCCGGACAAGAAAAGGTCGAATTGGGAAGGTCAATCCCTGGGGGACTAGAAGAGGATCCTCAAGAGCCGATTAACCCAACGGAGCCGTCCAATTATCAGAGCAAAGCCACCGATCCAACTGGCGACG GTGGTGAAGCAGGAATTTCTCCTCCAATTCTTCAAGCTCTCGATAAAATGTCCGTCTCCGACGAACCGGAATCGAAACCAAAGCCAGATGTATACACCGGAAGCCACGACCAGTTCTCACCGGAGCCGCTTCCGCCTTCCGCCGCCGTAAACCCAGCAGACACAGGTTCGGCCTTGAAAAGCTTCGATTCCAGCAAACCCGAGGATGCCGGCGTCCCGTTTACCAAACGCCCCTCGGACCAGAGCAGCTACACCGGCATGGTCTCCTCGGTGACGTCCACAATCGCCGATAAAGCAGCCGCTGCTAAAAACGTCGTCGCTTCGAAGCTGGGATATGGACGAAATGAGGCGAAAGAGGAGAGCGGTAAGCCGACGTCGTCTGTGGCGGAGAAGCTGGCGCCGGAGTACGAGAAGGCGGCGAATGTGGGGAGCTCGGTGGCGGCGAAAGTGCCGGGTAGAGAAACGGGAGACCAGAGGGGCGGAGAGAAAGGGGCGTCGGTGAAGGAGTATTTGGCGGAGAAGTTGAGGCCGGGCGACGAAGACAAGGCCCTCTCGGAGGCGATATCGTCGGCTCTGCACAAGCCGAAACAAGAGCAGCAGAAGGCTGCTACGGCTgcagaggaggaggagaagccGGTTGCGAAAGTGACGACGTCGGAGGGGTTGGAGCGGCGGTTGGGTAGCCAAAATGAGGACCTGAACaaggaggcggcggcggcggaggagaAGCCGGTTGCGAAAGTGACGGCGTCGGAGGGGCTGAAGCGGCGGTTGGGTAGCCAAAATGAGGACCTGAACAAGGAGGCGgcggaggaggagaagaagccGGTTGCGAAAGTGACGGCGTCGGAGGGGCTGGACAAGGAGCGCGGAGCTGGTGGCGCCGGCGGCATGGCCATGGTGGGCAAGGTGAAAGGAGTTGTCGGGTCATGGTTTGGGATGGGCTCTGGAGATCAGTCGCAAAATTCCCAACAGTCTCAGGGAACAACACATG GTTCCGCCGGCGGAGAAGACGATGGCGAGCAGCAGCAGCGGAGGCTTAAGGAATCGGCGAATTGA
- the LOC127798292 gene encoding low-temperature-induced 65 kDa protein-like isoform X1, with translation MESRVPRHHDDPHGEHLPATAGLPAATEGGHEEHHHEKPSVMQKVKARAKMIKETIKKHGHGHDQDDHQSHEEEEEEDDEEKMVQDPEVHGSPMYESATVRSGAATQQPAVVNLEEPTMMAEDRYDTNLTEPAARPLTSRLEEHSGQEKVELGRSIPGGLEEDPQEPINPTEPSNYQSKATDPTGDGGEAGISPPILQALDKMSVSDEPESKPKPDVYTGSHDQFSPEPLPPSAAVNPADTGSALKSFDSSKPEDAGVPFTKRPSDQSSYTGMVSSVTSTIADKAAAAKNVVASKLGYGRNEAKEESGKPTSSVAEKLAPEYEKAANVGSSVAAKVPGRETGDQRGGEKGASVKEYLAEKLRPGDEDKALSEAISSALHKPKQEQQKAATAAEEEEKPVAKVTTSEGLERRLGSQNEDLNKEAAAAEEKPVAKVTASEGLKRRLGSQNEDLNKEAAEEEKKPVAKVTASEGLDKERGAGGAGGMAMVGKVKGVVGSWFGMGSGDQSQNSQQSQGTTHVSGSAGGEDDGEQQQRRLKESAN, from the exons ATGGAGTCGCGAGTGCCACGTCATCACGACGACCCCCACGGCGAACATCTCCCCGCCACCGCAGGGTTGCCGGCAG CTACAGAAGGTGGACATGAAGAGCACCACCATGAGAAGCCATCTGTGATGCAGAAGGTGAAGGCAAGAGCGAAGATGATTAAAGAGACGATTAAAAAGCATGGGCATGGCCACGATCAGGATGATCATCAGAGTCacgaggaggaagaggaagaagatgacgaAGAGAAAATGGTTCAAGACCCAGAAGTCCACGGTTCGCCAA TGTACGAATCGGCTACCGTTAGGAGCGGCGCTGCCACGCAGCAACCGGCGGTCGTTAACTTGGAAGAACCGACGATGATGGCGGAGGATCGTTACGATACTAACCTGACAGAGCCAGCAGCCAGGCCTCTTACGTCGCGGCTGGAAGAACATTCCGGACAAGAAAAGGTCGAATTGGGAAGGTCAATCCCTGGGGGACTAGAAGAGGATCCTCAAGAGCCGATTAACCCAACGGAGCCGTCCAATTATCAGAGCAAAGCCACCGATCCAACTGGCGACG GTGGTGAAGCAGGAATTTCTCCTCCAATTCTTCAAGCTCTCGATAAAATGTCCGTCTCCGACGAACCGGAATCGAAACCAAAGCCAGATGTATACACCGGAAGCCACGACCAGTTCTCACCGGAGCCGCTTCCGCCTTCCGCCGCCGTAAACCCAGCAGACACAGGTTCGGCCTTGAAAAGCTTCGATTCCAGCAAACCCGAGGATGCCGGCGTCCCGTTTACCAAACGCCCCTCGGACCAGAGCAGCTACACCGGCATGGTCTCCTCGGTGACGTCCACAATCGCCGATAAAGCAGCCGCTGCTAAAAACGTCGTCGCTTCGAAGCTGGGATATGGACGAAATGAGGCGAAAGAGGAGAGCGGTAAGCCGACGTCGTCTGTGGCGGAGAAGCTGGCGCCGGAGTACGAGAAGGCGGCGAATGTGGGGAGCTCGGTGGCGGCGAAAGTGCCGGGTAGAGAAACGGGAGACCAGAGGGGCGGAGAGAAAGGGGCGTCGGTGAAGGAGTATTTGGCGGAGAAGTTGAGGCCGGGCGACGAAGACAAGGCCCTCTCGGAGGCGATATCGTCGGCTCTGCACAAGCCGAAACAAGAGCAGCAGAAGGCTGCTACGGCTgcagaggaggaggagaagccGGTTGCGAAAGTGACGACGTCGGAGGGGTTGGAGCGGCGGTTGGGTAGCCAAAATGAGGACCTGAACaaggaggcggcggcggcggaggagaAGCCGGTTGCGAAAGTGACGGCGTCGGAGGGGCTGAAGCGGCGGTTGGGTAGCCAAAATGAGGACCTGAACAAGGAGGCGgcggaggaggagaagaagccGGTTGCGAAAGTGACGGCGTCGGAGGGGCTGGACAAGGAGCGCGGAGCTGGTGGCGCCGGCGGCATGGCCATGGTGGGCAAGGTGAAAGGAGTTGTCGGGTCATGGTTTGGGATGGGCTCTGGAGATCAGTCGCAAAATTCCCAACAGTCTCAGGGAACAACACATG TTTCAGGTTCCGCCGGCGGAGAAGACGATGGCGAGCAGCAGCAGCGGAGGCTTAAGGAATCGGCGAATTGA
- the LOC127797314 gene encoding uncharacterized protein LOC127797314, whose protein sequence is MFKPARWRSQKKIKAVLKLQFQATQVPQLKAKTLTIALVPADVGKPTVRLEKASIVDGSCLWDNPVYETVKLVKKLKTGRFNEKFYRFIVSTGSSKAGLLGEVSINFADYAEEAKPSTISLPIRTSKPGGSGAILHVTVQNIQGSADEWDTEEIEPPKAKPQDRSLKNQLTNYNINENSNLNFTEDEYTNPVDNPPICQDGTTLIRKDSLPQKGTVNAYQKNGYTHQRSITDWSAGSASDGSMADLPTSPVENFLNDRSVEGSDRSIERLVREISMLERQANVSELELQSLRKQIMKESKRGQDLSRQVGSLREERDALKTECEQLKSLLKCSYDTEVSNQLQIENQNLKGMLKEIRQELNHEKDLKTTMRLQLQKTEDSNSKLIVAVRDLDEMLNQKNREIDDLSTIKNARMNEKEDYGNDPYCDNKAKEVDMLKQRNTDLHGRIEVCMKEREELEINMEQLAIDHEILKQENHGLSLKLEQIEVEQTRMQNEHVDNLATIKELKLQIETLEKEIKRQALELSESSDTIYELESQAKTLEEEMEKQAQRFQDDLEGTRLSKIEQEQRAIQAEEALRRTRSNNAIAVEQIQEEFRRLSVEMSLKFDENEKQTMKAVTEANDLCLQKRVLEEMLQKVNEELASTKEQYEVKLQELKKQNDLKSKQIEQISQELNEKCMEIECLLKLEEEKNNSCSTEMRKLKGEIERLKMESDVSKESDCKEMRLNREQMKKPIGDKKTQRWSKEREELKRELAFTRKEVQRLQEESNTSRSLKDEKETMVRILQGDVEKLRIQYNRLNNDLLKADMDKENPRKEVSKLEDVLQMNEEMPAVTEQQLQSDNKQARNSKERKAASLSSESVKDAVSKKLNIIEGAKLAEKLTVNGRKRNLKLSEMSTAADTSKQNGVGTTPVKREVEICSEKGLNVPNFPTSYDSHLTELLSEMAVLKERNKHMEGELKEMQERYSEISLKFAEVEGERQQLVMTVRNLKNNKKN, encoded by the exons GGATCATCTAAAGCAGGTCTCCTCGGAGAAGTCTCAATCAATTTTGCAGATTATGCAGAGGAGGCTAAACCATCCACAATCTCCCTGCCCATTCGGACTTCTAAACCTGGAGGGAGTGGAGCAATTTTGCAT GTAACAGTTCAGAACATACAGGGTTCTGCTGATGAATG GGATACTGAAGAGATTGAACCCCCAAAAGCCAAACCACAAGATAGGAGCTTAAAGAACCAATTAACTAACTATAACATAAATGAAAACAGCAACCTAAACTTTACGGAA GACGAATATACCAATCCAGTGGACAATCCTCCAATTTGTCAGGATGGGACTACTCTCATCAGAAAGGACTCTTTACCACAAAAGGGAACAGTTAATGCCTATCAGAAAAATGGCTACACGCATCAGAGATCAATCACAGATTGGTCAGCGGGTTCTGCTTCAGATGGTAGTATGGCTGACTTACCAACCAGCCCTGTGGAGAATTTCCTAAATGACAGGTCAGTAGAGGGCTCAGATAGATCCATTGAGAGACTTGTAAGAGAAATATCTATGTTGGAAAGGCAGGCCAACGTATCAGAACTGGAATTACAGTCACTTCGGAAGCAAATTATGAAGGAAAGCAAAAGGGGGCAGGACCTATCAAGACAAGTTGGTAGTCTCAGAGAAGAGAGAGATGCACTTAAAACAGAATGTGAACAACTGAAGTCTCTGCTCAAATGTAGTTATGACACTGAAGTTTCAAATCAGTTGCAAATAGAGAACCAAAATCTGAAGGGTATGTTGAAAGAAATCAGGCAAGAGCTTAATCATGAAAAAGACTTGAAAACCACTATGAGGTTGCAATTGCAGAAAACTGAAGATTCAAACTCCAAACTGATTGTTGCAGTAAGAGACCTTGATGAAATGCTGAATCAAAAGAACAGGGAAATAGATGATCTCTCAACCATAAAAAATGCCAGAATGAATGAAAAAGAGGACTATGGAAATGATCCATACTGTGACAATAAAGCCAAGGAAGTTGACATGCTTAAGCAGAGGAACACAGACCTTCATGGCCGAATAGAAGTCTGcatgaaagagagagaagagctaGAGATCAACATGGAACAACTTGCCATAGATCATGAAATCTTGAAACAGGAAAACCATGGTCTATCTCTAAAGTTAGAGCAAATTGAAGTGGAGCAGACAAGAATGCAGAACGAACACGTGGACAATTTGGCGactataaaagaattaaaactcCAGATAGAAACcttggagaaagaaatcaaaaggCAGGCACTAGAATTATCAGAATCTTCAGATACGATTTATGAGCTTGAAAGTCAGGCAAAAACCTTGGAGGAAGAGATGGAAAAGCAGGCTCAAAGATTTCAAGATGATTTGGAAGGcacaagactttccaaaattgAGCAGGAACAAAGGGCCATCCAGGCAGAGGAGGCCTTGAGAAGGACAAGGTCAAACAATGCTATTGCAGTTGAGCAAATCCAGGAGGAATTCAGAAGGCTTTCAGTGGAAATGTCATTGAAGTTTGATGAGAATGAGAAGCAAACTATGAAAGCAGTCACAGAAGCTAATGATCTGTGCCTGCAGAAAAGGGTCCTGGAAGAAATGCTCCAGAAAGTGAACGAAGAACTTGCCTCAACAAAAGAGCAGTATGAAGTAAAACTTCAAGAGCTCAAAAAGCAAAATGatctgaaatcaaaacaaatagaGCAGATATCACAGGAACTCAATGAAAAGTGTATGGAGATCGAATGCCTTTTGAAACTagaggaagaaaagaacaaTTCTTGCTCAACTGAAATGAGAAAACTCAAAGGCGAGATAGAGAGACTCAAAATGGAAAGTGACGTTTCTAAAGAATCAGATTGTAAGGAAATGAGATTAAATAGGGAACAGATGAAGAAACCAATTGGTGACAAAAAGACACAAAGGTGGagcaaagaaagagaagaactCAAGAGAGAACTAGCTTTCACAAGAAAGGAAGTACAAAGACTACAGGAGGAATCAAATACTTCGAGGTCTTTGAAAGATGAAAAGGAGACAATGGTTAGGATTCTGCAGGGAGATGTAGAAAAACTCAGAATTCAGTATAACAGATTGAATAATGATTTGCTTAAAGCAGACATGGACAAAGAAAACCCAAGGAAAGAAGTCTCTAAGTTAGAGGATGTGCTACAGATGAATGAAGAGATGCCTGCCGTTACAGAACAGCAGCTCCAGAGTGACAACAAACAAGCTAGaaattcaaaagaaagaaaagcagcctcactttcttctgaGTCTGTGAAGGATGCAGTCAGCAAGAAGTTGAACATCATAGAG GGTGCTAAACTTGCCGAGAAACTTACTGTAAATGGTAGAAAGCGCAACTTAAAGCTGTCAGAGATGAGCACTGCAGCAGACACTTCTAAACAAAATGGAGTTGGCACAACACCAGTCAAAAG GGAGGTAGAAATTTGCTCAGAGAAAGGTCTGAATGTCCCCAATTTCCCTACAAGTTATGATAGCCATCTTACTGAATTGTTAAGCGAAATGGCAGTACTGAAGGAAAGGAATAAACATATGGAAGGGGAACTCAAAGAAATGCAAGAGAGATATTCAGAGATAAGTCTCAAATTTGCAGAGGTAGAAGGTGAGAGGCAACAACTAGTAATGACTGTACGTAATCTGAAGAACAATAAAAAGAACTAG